One genomic window of Mercenaria mercenaria strain notata chromosome 2, MADL_Memer_1, whole genome shotgun sequence includes the following:
- the LOC128548576 gene encoding uncharacterized protein LOC128548576, whose protein sequence is MKLLLLLSLFIAHKASAQTPSPTTETVTSPVASTTITPADTSSPVPTQSPTVPPATIPTVAATTGDTSDASASTTDSSVTPNSPDNTTPNGSVTVRCGVASVAIVLLTIILQLNKLIL, encoded by the exons ATGAAGTTGTTACTGTTGCTGTCGCTCTTCATTGCGCATAAAG CTTCAGCGCAAACACCATCACCGACAACAGAAACTGTAACATCACCTGTCGCGTCTACAACAATAACACCAGCAGATACTTCAAGTCCAGTCCCAACACAATCACCAACAGTTCCACCTGCAACAATTCCCACTGTAGCAGCGACAACAGGAGATACTTCAGATGCATCAGCATCAACAACTGACTCTTCTGTCACCCCAAATTCTCCTGATAACACG ACTCCAAACGGATCTGTGACTGTGAGATGCGGAGTGGCGTCAGTTGCAATTGTTCTTCTGACAATAATTCTTCAATTAAACAAGCTGATACTATAA
- the LOC123564531 gene encoding alpha-(1,3)-fucosyltransferase 10-like isoform X2: MRFTKRCVTLVIICVILIQLVWYYTSEKQSYRSFKQVNLPKAKNKTLSGLWPGKIDIPILLWWDSVYTDVDEIRHCGENKCRLTNKREFQNHHDTSAFLFYGSNFKPYNLPLPRKPHHLWALMHEESPRNAYILLHEPALSIFNFTSTYSMQSDYPITTQWLQCPEWLQDKKYVLPLVDKNRLRKLGLAPVLYLQSDCDVPSDRDSFVKVLQKHIPVDSYGTCLQNKKMARRLRFHDNMAPLDDQEFFRFAARYKFALAMENYVCEDYITEKLWRPLRLGSVPIVFGAPNIKEYLPSNNSAIVIEDYEDVEDLVQYIRLLDTNDKLYKQYMTFKDGPLENLKLKQILQSRDWAPDFCSKSIPKFMDHQNKLYNSIFTGYECFVCDKVHEYIKSGGKTVFKVNASDYKCPSPRRFDESGHYSIHKDTWAAEWNFGKHEAIAMLLLYESGKTMSQKEFYKFVKKTMNSDY; this comes from the exons ATGAG GTTTACAAAGCGGTGTGTGACACTCGTGATAATATGTGTGATCTTAATTCAGCTGGTCTGGTATTACA CCTCAGAGAAGCAAAGTTATAGGTCTTTCAAACAAGTAAATCTGCCAAAAGCGAAGAACAAGACCCTATCGGGATTATGGCCTGGCAAAATTGATATCCCTATTCTGCTCTGGTGGGATTCGGTATATACAGATGTAGACGAAATTAGACACTGTGGAGAAAATAAATGTAGACTGACAAATAAAAGAGAATTTCAAAATCATCACGACACGTCT GCTTTTCTGTTTTATGGTTCCAATTTTAAACCATATAACCTGCCGCTTCCAAGAAAACCTCATCACCTCTGGGCCTTGATGCACGAGGAATCTCCAAGAAATGCCTACATTCTTTTACACGAGCCGGCTTTATCTATCTTCAACTTTACTTCCACTTATAGTATGCAGTCTGATTATCCAATTACTACGCAATGGTTACAGTGTCCTGAATGGTTGCAAGACAAGAAGTACGTTCTGCCATTGGTGGATAAAAATAGACTTCGCAAACTTGGCTTGGCGCCAGTTTTATATTTGCAAAGCGACTGCGATGTTCCTTCCGATAGAGACagttttgtgaaagttttgcaAAAACATATACCTGTTGACTCTTACGGCACCTGCTTACAAAACAAGAAAATGGCTcgaag ACTAAGATTCCACGACAACATGGCCCCACTAGACGACCAAGAATTCTTCCGATTTGCAGCGCGTTACAAGTTCGCTTTGGCTATGGAGAACTATGTTTGTGAAGATTATATTACAGAAAAATTATGGAGACCCCTACGTCTCGGATCAGTACCAATTGTGTTTGGTGCTCCTAATATTAAA GAATATCTCCCATCCAACAACTCTGCAATCGTCATAGAGGATTATGAAGACGTAGAAGATCTCGTCCAATATATTCGTTTGCTTGACACCAACGATAAGCTGTACAAACAGTATATGACTTTTAAGGATGGGCCACTTGAAAATCTCAAGTTAAAGCAAATACTTCAGTCTAGGGATTGGGCACCAGACTTCTGTAGTAAATCTATTCCAAAATTTATGGATCATCAAAATAAACTATATAACTCAATTTTTACAGGGTACGAGTGTTTTGTTTGTGataaagtacatgaatatattAAATCAGGTGGCAAAACAGTATTTAAAGTTAATGCTAGTGATTACAAGTGCCCGTCACCTAGACGGTTTGATGAGAGTGGGCATTACAGTATCCATAAAGACACCTGGGCAGCGGAATGGAACTTCGGCAAGCATGAAGCCATTGCAATGCTCCTCTTGTACGAGAGTGGCAAAACTATGTCTCAAAAGGAGTTCTACAAATTTGTTAAAAAGACTATGAACAGTGATTATTGA
- the LOC123564531 gene encoding alpha-(1,3)-fucosyltransferase 10-like isoform X1: MRFARFTKRCVTLVIICVILIQLVWYYTSEKQSYRSFKQVNLPKAKNKTLSGLWPGKIDIPILLWWDSVYTDVDEIRHCGENKCRLTNKREFQNHHDTSAFLFYGSNFKPYNLPLPRKPHHLWALMHEESPRNAYILLHEPALSIFNFTSTYSMQSDYPITTQWLQCPEWLQDKKYVLPLVDKNRLRKLGLAPVLYLQSDCDVPSDRDSFVKVLQKHIPVDSYGTCLQNKKMARRLRFHDNMAPLDDQEFFRFAARYKFALAMENYVCEDYITEKLWRPLRLGSVPIVFGAPNIKEYLPSNNSAIVIEDYEDVEDLVQYIRLLDTNDKLYKQYMTFKDGPLENLKLKQILQSRDWAPDFCSKSIPKFMDHQNKLYNSIFTGYECFVCDKVHEYIKSGGKTVFKVNASDYKCPSPRRFDESGHYSIHKDTWAAEWNFGKHEAIAMLLLYESGKTMSQKEFYKFVKKTMNSDY, encoded by the exons ATGCGATTTGCGAG GTTTACAAAGCGGTGTGTGACACTCGTGATAATATGTGTGATCTTAATTCAGCTGGTCTGGTATTACA CCTCAGAGAAGCAAAGTTATAGGTCTTTCAAACAAGTAAATCTGCCAAAAGCGAAGAACAAGACCCTATCGGGATTATGGCCTGGCAAAATTGATATCCCTATTCTGCTCTGGTGGGATTCGGTATATACAGATGTAGACGAAATTAGACACTGTGGAGAAAATAAATGTAGACTGACAAATAAAAGAGAATTTCAAAATCATCACGACACGTCT GCTTTTCTGTTTTATGGTTCCAATTTTAAACCATATAACCTGCCGCTTCCAAGAAAACCTCATCACCTCTGGGCCTTGATGCACGAGGAATCTCCAAGAAATGCCTACATTCTTTTACACGAGCCGGCTTTATCTATCTTCAACTTTACTTCCACTTATAGTATGCAGTCTGATTATCCAATTACTACGCAATGGTTACAGTGTCCTGAATGGTTGCAAGACAAGAAGTACGTTCTGCCATTGGTGGATAAAAATAGACTTCGCAAACTTGGCTTGGCGCCAGTTTTATATTTGCAAAGCGACTGCGATGTTCCTTCCGATAGAGACagttttgtgaaagttttgcaAAAACATATACCTGTTGACTCTTACGGCACCTGCTTACAAAACAAGAAAATGGCTcgaag ACTAAGATTCCACGACAACATGGCCCCACTAGACGACCAAGAATTCTTCCGATTTGCAGCGCGTTACAAGTTCGCTTTGGCTATGGAGAACTATGTTTGTGAAGATTATATTACAGAAAAATTATGGAGACCCCTACGTCTCGGATCAGTACCAATTGTGTTTGGTGCTCCTAATATTAAA GAATATCTCCCATCCAACAACTCTGCAATCGTCATAGAGGATTATGAAGACGTAGAAGATCTCGTCCAATATATTCGTTTGCTTGACACCAACGATAAGCTGTACAAACAGTATATGACTTTTAAGGATGGGCCACTTGAAAATCTCAAGTTAAAGCAAATACTTCAGTCTAGGGATTGGGCACCAGACTTCTGTAGTAAATCTATTCCAAAATTTATGGATCATCAAAATAAACTATATAACTCAATTTTTACAGGGTACGAGTGTTTTGTTTGTGataaagtacatgaatatattAAATCAGGTGGCAAAACAGTATTTAAAGTTAATGCTAGTGATTACAAGTGCCCGTCACCTAGACGGTTTGATGAGAGTGGGCATTACAGTATCCATAAAGACACCTGGGCAGCGGAATGGAACTTCGGCAAGCATGAAGCCATTGCAATGCTCCTCTTGTACGAGAGTGGCAAAACTATGTCTCAAAAGGAGTTCTACAAATTTGTTAAAAAGACTATGAACAGTGATTATTGA